A single Dermacentor albipictus isolate Rhodes 1998 colony chromosome 3, USDA_Dalb.pri_finalv2, whole genome shotgun sequence DNA region contains:
- the LOC139046627 gene encoding uncharacterized protein isoform X1, with amino-acid sequence MWFVRCAFVGSVRVCKMDSLTSDDLLIEEVRQRPVLFDQRLRAYRDKQRQQDAWEQVSTVLGQSVPDIQHRWQSLRQKFLRLRKTYVKSGSSSDAVKKKWALFDNLTFLNDAIQSRSTVSNMEGGPSHVAPEVRHLCTLTPSSDSSMSPEALFQSLYMDGSEDTSLVEDVPIAQATDVTEVGDTLAPSTSLCDNDLAEGNRQGPSESGAGSSPCATACPTQPTGNKKGHFQKRKQANIDELMVTALIENREQLNELKSSSNTDQDELFLLSMKPLLARLHDRKKEMTKLRVHKLLMEAAFPSSVPGNDNESI; translated from the exons ATGTGGTTTGTTCGCTGTGCGTTTGTGGGCAGTGTAAGGGTGTGCAAAATGGACTCACTGACAAGCGACGACTTGTTAATTGAAGAAGTACGTCAGCGACCCGTGCTTTTTGACCAGCGTCTGAGAGCGTACAGGGACAAACAACGTCAGCAAGACGCATGGGAGCAGGTATCCACAGTGCTGGGACAAAGCG TGCCTGACATTCAACACAGATGGCAGAGCCTCCGACAGAAGTTCCTTCGGCTGCGGAAGACATACGTGAAGTCTGGAAGCAGCTCTGACGCCGTAAAGAAGAAGTGGGCCCTCTTTGACAACCTGACATTTCTCAACGACGCAATCCAGAGCAGAAG CACTGTGTCCAACATGGAAGGAGGACCCAGCCATGTGGCACCGGAAGTACGACATCTGTGTACGTTGACTCCAAGCAGTGATTCGAGCATGTCGCCAGAGGCACTGTTTCAGTCATTGTATATGGACGGCAGCGAAGACACCAGTCTAGTTGAAGACGTTCCCATTGCCCAAGCTACAGATGTCACAGAAGTCGGCGACACACTAGCTCCGTCAACCTCACTGTGCGACAATGACTTGGCTGAAGGTAATCGTCAAGGACCTTCTGAAAGCGGGGCCGGTTCAAGCCCGTGTGCCACTGCTTGCCCCACCCAACCTACAGGCAACAAAAAAGGACACTTCCAGAAGAGGAAGCAAGCCAACATTGATGAGCTAATGGTCACGGCCTTAATAGAAAATAGGGAGCAGCTAAATGAACTGAAATCGTCATCGAACACCGATCAAGATGAACTTTTTTTGCTCAGCATGAAGCCACTTTTAGCCAGACTGCATGaccgaaagaaagaaatgacaaagcTCCGAGTTCACAAGTTATTAATGGAAGCTGCTTTCCCATCTTCTGTGCCGGGAAATGACAATGAAAGCATTTGA
- the LOC139046627 gene encoding uncharacterized protein isoform X2 yields MGAGIHSAGTKRWQSLRQKFLRLRKTYVKSGSSSDAVKKKWALFDNLTFLNDAIQSRSTVSNMEGGPSHVAPEVRHLCTLTPSSDSSMSPEALFQSLYMDGSEDTSLVEDVPIAQATDVTEVGDTLAPSTSLCDNDLAEGNRQGPSESGAGSSPCATACPTQPTGNKKGHFQKRKQANIDELMVTALIENREQLNELKSSSNTDQDELFLLSMKPLLARLHDRKKEMTKLRVHKLLMEAAFPSSVPGNDNESI; encoded by the exons ATGGGAGCAGGTATCCACAGTGCTGGGACAAAGCG ATGGCAGAGCCTCCGACAGAAGTTCCTTCGGCTGCGGAAGACATACGTGAAGTCTGGAAGCAGCTCTGACGCCGTAAAGAAGAAGTGGGCCCTCTTTGACAACCTGACATTTCTCAACGACGCAATCCAGAGCAGAAG CACTGTGTCCAACATGGAAGGAGGACCCAGCCATGTGGCACCGGAAGTACGACATCTGTGTACGTTGACTCCAAGCAGTGATTCGAGCATGTCGCCAGAGGCACTGTTTCAGTCATTGTATATGGACGGCAGCGAAGACACCAGTCTAGTTGAAGACGTTCCCATTGCCCAAGCTACAGATGTCACAGAAGTCGGCGACACACTAGCTCCGTCAACCTCACTGTGCGACAATGACTTGGCTGAAGGTAATCGTCAAGGACCTTCTGAAAGCGGGGCCGGTTCAAGCCCGTGTGCCACTGCTTGCCCCACCCAACCTACAGGCAACAAAAAAGGACACTTCCAGAAGAGGAAGCAAGCCAACATTGATGAGCTAATGGTCACGGCCTTAATAGAAAATAGGGAGCAGCTAAATGAACTGAAATCGTCATCGAACACCGATCAAGATGAACTTTTTTTGCTCAGCATGAAGCCACTTTTAGCCAGACTGCATGaccgaaagaaagaaatgacaaagcTCCGAGTTCACAAGTTATTAATGGAAGCTGCTTTCCCATCTTCTGTGCCGGGAAATGACAATGAAAGCATTTGA
- the LOC135896677 gene encoding putative nuclease HARBI1 — translation MYSIARRRRRRRRRVWVRQVFIDRAVDGDFHNLFAKLRVGDAAMFHNFMRMSPQQFRFLENLVRPLIEVRSTHLRPSISSAERLAITTRFLATGNSYQSLSYSFRVGKSTVSTLVPKVCQALWTVLQPRFLKPLNEQSIKAIAEEFYWKWNFPNCAGAIDGKHIHLGAPPNSGSLYFNYKQGFSVNLMASCDASYKFTSVYIGCYGRESDGGVFAASELGKFVDNGHQNLPAPCALPNGGPVLPYVFVADDAFPLKTNLMKPYPGMQVANSAKRIYNYRLSRARRCIENAFGVMCARWRVLRNRMSLLPDNAVLAVAACCCLHNFLMQEGRQAGGYCPPQFADTNGSSGELISGDWRNSTPPLPQACRQGSNTYSRNAADVRDSFASYFHGRGAVPWQFT, via the exons atgtattcaatcgcccgaagacgacgaaggcgacgcagaagggtttgggtgcggcaagtatttatCGACAGAGcagtggacggcgattttcacaaccttttcgccaagctccgagttggtgacgctgcgatgtttcacaacttcatgcgcatgtcgccccagcagttccgcttccttgaaaacctagtgagaccactcatcgaggttcggagcacgcatctgcggccatcgatttcctcggcggagcGTCTTGCAATAACTACAAG GTTCCTAGCCACTGGAAACAGCTACCAGTCTCTGTCTTACAGCTTCAGGGTCGGAAAATCGACAGTTTCGACACTTGTTCCGAAGGTGTGCCAGGCGTTATGGACCGTTCTTCAGCCTAGATTTTTGAAACCACTAAATGAGCAAAGCATAAAGGCTATTGCCGAAGAATTTTACTGGAAGTGGAACTTTCCGAACTGCGCGGGAGCAATTgacggcaaacatattcacttagGTGCGCCTCCGAACTCTGGTTCCTTGTACTTCAATTATAAGCAAGGCTTTAGCGTCAACTTGATGGCGTCCTGTGACGCCAGTTACAAGTTCACTTCTGTTTATATAGGATGCTACGGACGTGAAAGTGATGGTGGTGTATTTGCGGCGTCAGAGCTGGGGAAGTTTGTAGATAATGGACACCAGAATTTGCCCGCCCCTTGTGCACTTCCAAATGGAGGCCCAGTGCTCCCTTATGTGTTTGTGGCCGATGACGCCTTCCCTCTCAAGACAAATCTGATGAAGCCATACCCTGGCATGCAAGTGGCCAACAGTGCAAAACGGATTTACAACTACAGGCTCTCAAGAGCTCGTAGGTGCATTGAGAATGCTTTCGGCGTTATGTGTGCGCGCTGGAGGGTGTTGAGGAACCGAATGAGCCTCTTACCAGACAATGCCGTCCTAGCAGTAGCTGCCTGCTGTTGCCTGCACAATTTCCTAATGCAGGAGGGAAGACAGGCTGGTGGCTACTGTCCTCCGCAGTTCGCAGACACCAACGGAAGCTCAGGAGAGCTTATTTCAGGTGACTGGAGGAATTCCACCCCACCACTCCCCCAGGCGTGCCGGCAAGGTTCTAATACCTACTCGAGGAATGCAGCAGACGTGCGCGACAGCTTTGCCAGCTACTTCCATGGACGTGGCGCCGTGCCATGGCAGTTTACTTGA